In one window of Ferriphaselus amnicola DNA:
- a CDS encoding hybrid sensor histidine kinase/response regulator codes for MSENANSLPLQAIKPSLDAALSSVSAGVEQFFSAPDDGHAPLSLAVAELSRINGVLRMFGLDGLAVYSSELEHLLLDIVAGRVPSQEAQRDVVRRALTAVSRYLNSLLNGADNAALRLFQRFQEMRQTRGLETATESELFFPNLNVTLPSELLSTQPAMVLSDVVRVARSKYQHALLKWLRHDQPLLALETMRNAVRQVLEGAPHEHRQLWWVAEGLIDSLLLEGIPPELNPKRLLGRLDLQMKSLIEGTTLEARPLLSEMLYLIARSHEVTETVAELKRAFALDRFLPEEPSPATEQSESDHDAPLLEEMRTVFKLAEANWERCVLGDAAACGDFAGQTSRLSDLSAQLRQDALHFLCEQVWSTTISSEPEQLQQVALDMAMALLLLHGGIEHYANLDPGFRDQSRALMQRIEARLRNEPASDADLASVVEHQALVEEKSAIQPLASEMMSNLQLVEQALNSFFEDTSKHEELAQVDHWLAQVHGGLHMLSLPRAARVLDTLRAALASTLEATVTPTDEQLHAYALALSALQSVVQNLQDGRRDDDQLTDTAWAELTDLRPSLSDVAEEQVVSTTAVKTVTPSVVVPQEWAKPNARSDAVAQAAESKELLDIFLEEAREVLATITSHLETSFLHSASREPLTTIRRSFHTLKGSGRMVGLKDLGEVAWSVEQVMNRWLQDEKPATPGLLSYLSRAEAAFKHWVGELEQRGDAVVDGADLLAAAAKIERGEELDEVAVVAPVELVEVEAEPVVESVPSEVVIGPVTMSNALFEIATTEAVQHILSLRKHLAALQETLPSVIHFDFMRAAHTLAGINRTLGFTTVAELASALELWLQQRIDTPLDIGADQLSLLGQAIDALDGMTQTMCRKQEPEAQPELVAALQAEPVLPASETDIVVEPEDMAASELVHVEEVPLEAEPVLEAVAEESEAEELAAVLIPEPPLPTVAPAEVARTVPQLSADTIVHDIRDDVDEQLLPLFLEESNDLYPQIGRGLRAWRERPEEVSLAHTLRRALHTLKGGARMAGAMRAGELTHRMEDSVIHYSEPELLQAAFWDQLDAHFDYLGVLLEQLRRGEFHGAVAPAADAAGQAALPLQLEIGAERAILSNVLRVRSDVVDRLVNEAGEIGVTRSHIETEMRAFKTGLLELTDSVTRLRGQLREIEIQAESQMQARLSLAQDTDEKFDPLEFDRFTRLQELTRFMNESVHDVQTVQQNLLKNLDETAGALSAQSHMSRELQQGLMSIRMVPFASISERLYRIVRQTGKELGKKANLELRGTELELDRSMLEKMTAPFEHLLRNALVHGLESPEVRAERGKSPIGDVKLSLRQENNEIVFEFSDDGAGLDLEKLRAKGVELGLLQADEAVTDDQIIQLIFTSGLTTAEVVTEVAGRGVGMDVVRSEISSLGGLISVSTEAGKATSFVIHLPLTLAVMQTLMVRSGDALFAIPSTMVEQVQQYRVADLAKVYQERSVTWQGRTYPLSYLPHLLGDTEHVAEVRSHSPILLLRSGDLRIALHVDEMAGNHEVVVKNIGPQLARMRGIAGATVLGNGQVALILNPPQLAQRIAPTRKVAKVVVDPQRAQPLVMVVDDSLTVRKITSRLLIRAGYQVITAKDGVDALEQLAGVMPTVMLLDIEMPRMDGFELTKQLRRDAATKRLPIIMITSRTAEKHREHAIQLGVNEYLGKPFQEEELLRLVAEYVSASVVS; via the coding sequence TTGTCAGAAAACGCTAATTCTCTGCCGCTCCAGGCGATCAAACCCAGCCTGGATGCTGCGCTGAGCTCGGTCAGTGCGGGCGTAGAGCAGTTCTTCTCCGCTCCGGATGACGGTCACGCTCCCCTTTCCTTGGCTGTGGCCGAGTTGAGTCGCATCAATGGCGTGCTGCGGATGTTCGGTCTGGATGGTTTGGCGGTCTATAGCAGTGAATTAGAACATCTGTTGCTGGACATCGTTGCTGGCCGTGTACCGAGTCAGGAAGCGCAACGGGATGTCGTCCGTCGAGCGCTGACCGCAGTTTCGCGTTACCTCAATAGCCTGTTGAATGGCGCTGACAATGCCGCATTACGCTTGTTTCAGCGTTTCCAAGAGATGCGCCAGACTCGTGGCCTAGAGACGGCGACGGAATCGGAGCTGTTCTTCCCAAATCTGAATGTGACATTGCCGAGCGAGCTATTGTCCACGCAGCCAGCCATGGTGTTATCTGATGTGGTCAGAGTGGCGCGTAGCAAGTATCAGCACGCATTGCTTAAGTGGTTGCGTCACGATCAGCCCCTGTTGGCGCTTGAGACTATGCGCAACGCGGTTCGACAGGTGTTGGAGGGCGCTCCGCACGAGCATCGTCAGCTTTGGTGGGTCGCCGAAGGGCTGATCGACTCGCTGTTGCTAGAGGGCATTCCGCCAGAATTGAATCCTAAGCGCCTGTTGGGACGTCTCGATCTACAGATGAAGTCGCTGATCGAGGGTACGACACTAGAGGCACGTCCGCTGCTGTCAGAGATGCTCTATCTGATCGCACGTAGTCACGAAGTGACAGAAACAGTCGCTGAGTTGAAACGTGCGTTCGCGCTGGATCGCTTCCTGCCGGAAGAGCCTAGCCCTGCCACCGAGCAGAGCGAGAGTGATCACGATGCGCCTTTGCTAGAGGAGATGCGCACAGTATTCAAACTCGCCGAAGCGAATTGGGAGCGTTGCGTGTTGGGTGATGCGGCAGCTTGCGGAGATTTTGCAGGACAGACTTCGCGGCTGAGCGATCTTTCTGCCCAGTTGCGCCAAGATGCACTTCATTTCCTGTGTGAGCAGGTTTGGTCAACCACGATCAGCTCCGAGCCAGAGCAACTCCAACAGGTTGCATTGGACATGGCGATGGCGTTGTTGCTGTTGCATGGAGGCATCGAGCATTACGCGAATCTTGATCCGGGTTTCCGCGACCAGTCGCGAGCATTGATGCAGCGCATCGAGGCGAGATTACGCAATGAGCCTGCCAGTGATGCCGATCTTGCGAGTGTCGTTGAGCACCAAGCCTTGGTTGAAGAGAAGAGCGCCATTCAGCCGCTAGCCAGCGAGATGATGAGCAATCTGCAACTGGTCGAGCAGGCACTGAATAGCTTCTTTGAGGATACGTCCAAGCATGAAGAGTTGGCGCAGGTCGATCACTGGCTGGCACAAGTCCATGGTGGCTTGCACATGCTTTCTTTGCCTCGCGCCGCACGGGTGTTGGACACCCTGCGTGCAGCACTAGCATCAACCTTGGAAGCGACGGTCACCCCGACAGACGAACAGTTGCACGCGTATGCACTGGCATTGAGTGCGTTACAGAGTGTGGTGCAGAATTTGCAGGATGGTCGGCGCGATGATGACCAGTTGACCGACACGGCTTGGGCTGAATTGACTGACTTGCGTCCAAGCTTGTCGGACGTTGCTGAAGAACAAGTAGTTTCGACGACCGCAGTGAAAACTGTCACTCCCTCCGTCGTGGTTCCACAAGAGTGGGCGAAGCCAAATGCGCGCTCCGATGCTGTGGCTCAGGCCGCGGAAAGCAAGGAGTTGCTCGACATCTTCTTGGAAGAAGCGCGCGAAGTGCTGGCTACGATCACCAGCCATTTGGAAACCAGCTTTTTGCATAGCGCGAGCCGTGAGCCGTTGACCACCATCCGCCGCAGCTTCCACACCCTCAAAGGCAGTGGTCGCATGGTTGGGCTTAAAGATCTAGGCGAAGTCGCTTGGTCGGTCGAGCAGGTGATGAATCGTTGGTTGCAGGACGAAAAGCCTGCCACGCCGGGACTGCTGTCATACCTTAGTCGGGCCGAGGCCGCCTTCAAGCATTGGGTGGGTGAGTTGGAGCAGCGCGGTGACGCTGTGGTGGACGGCGCAGACCTCCTCGCAGCAGCGGCTAAGATCGAACGCGGTGAAGAGTTGGATGAAGTGGCTGTTGTCGCACCTGTCGAATTGGTCGAGGTCGAGGCCGAGCCAGTAGTTGAGTCTGTGCCTAGCGAAGTGGTGATCGGGCCAGTCACTATGTCGAACGCTCTATTCGAAATTGCGACCACCGAGGCGGTGCAACACATCCTGTCGCTGCGTAAACATTTGGCTGCATTGCAAGAGACGCTCCCGTCTGTCATCCACTTTGATTTCATGCGCGCAGCGCACACTCTGGCGGGTATCAATCGTACGCTAGGTTTTACCACCGTGGCTGAGCTGGCCTCTGCCTTAGAGCTTTGGTTGCAGCAGCGCATCGACACGCCGCTGGATATAGGAGCTGACCAGCTTAGTTTGCTCGGGCAGGCGATAGATGCTCTCGACGGCATGACGCAAACCATGTGCCGCAAGCAGGAGCCCGAAGCTCAGCCGGAGCTGGTTGCGGCATTGCAAGCCGAGCCTGTCTTACCCGCCTCTGAGACAGATATTGTCGTTGAGCCCGAAGACATGGCGGCCTCGGAGCTGGTACACGTCGAAGAGGTTCCACTGGAAGCTGAGCCCGTCTTGGAGGCGGTCGCTGAGGAGAGCGAGGCTGAAGAATTGGCTGCGGTACTTATCCCAGAGCCGCCTTTGCCAACGGTTGCCCCTGCCGAAGTTGCGCGCACGGTGCCGCAGCTGAGTGCGGATACCATCGTCCATGACATCCGCGATGACGTGGATGAACAACTGCTTCCGCTATTCTTGGAAGAGTCTAATGATCTGTATCCACAAATCGGGCGAGGTCTGCGCGCTTGGCGCGAACGTCCCGAAGAAGTGTCGTTGGCACACACCTTACGTCGCGCGCTGCACACTCTGAAAGGTGGCGCGCGGATGGCAGGTGCGATGCGTGCGGGTGAGCTGACTCATCGCATGGAGGATTCGGTCATCCATTACAGTGAGCCGGAGCTTCTGCAGGCGGCATTCTGGGATCAGTTGGACGCTCACTTCGACTATCTCGGAGTATTGCTGGAGCAATTGCGCCGAGGCGAATTTCATGGCGCGGTCGCACCGGCAGCTGATGCCGCAGGACAAGCGGCGTTGCCTCTGCAATTGGAGATCGGCGCGGAGCGCGCGATTCTTTCCAACGTGCTACGCGTGCGTTCTGATGTGGTCGATCGTTTGGTGAACGAGGCCGGCGAAATCGGCGTGACCCGCTCGCACATTGAAACCGAGATGCGAGCCTTCAAGACCGGTTTGCTGGAATTGACCGACTCAGTGACGCGTTTGCGAGGTCAGTTGCGCGAAATCGAGATTCAGGCGGAAAGCCAGATGCAGGCACGCTTGTCGTTGGCGCAAGACACGGATGAAAAGTTCGATCCGTTGGAGTTCGACCGTTTTACCCGTTTGCAGGAACTGACCCGCTTCATGAACGAATCGGTGCATGACGTGCAGACGGTGCAACAGAACTTGCTGAAAAATCTGGACGAGACGGCGGGTGCGCTGTCGGCACAGTCGCACATGTCACGCGAACTACAGCAAGGCTTGATGTCGATCCGCATGGTGCCGTTCGCCAGCATCTCCGAGCGTTTGTACCGCATCGTGCGGCAGACCGGTAAGGAGTTAGGTAAAAAGGCTAACTTGGAGTTGCGTGGAACCGAGTTGGAGCTCGATCGCTCCATGTTGGAAAAGATGACTGCGCCGTTCGAGCACTTGTTGCGCAACGCCTTGGTACATGGTTTGGAGTCGCCTGAAGTGCGAGCTGAACGTGGCAAGTCGCCGATTGGCGACGTGAAACTTTCGCTGCGTCAGGAAAACAACGAAATTGTGTTCGAGTTCAGTGATGACGGCGCAGGCCTTGATTTGGAAAAGTTGCGCGCCAAGGGTGTTGAGCTGGGCTTGCTGCAAGCGGATGAGGCGGTTACGGACGATCAGATCATTCAGCTCATTTTCACCTCGGGTCTGACCACGGCGGAAGTGGTGACCGAGGTTGCAGGTCGCGGTGTGGGTATGGACGTGGTGCGCAGTGAGATCTCGTCGCTGGGTGGTCTGATCAGCGTTAGCACCGAGGCAGGCAAAGCTACCAGCTTTGTGATTCACCTGCCGCTCACTTTGGCAGTGATGCAGACCTTGATGGTGCGCTCAGGTGATGCACTATTCGCTATTCCATCCACGATGGTTGAGCAGGTGCAACAATATCGCGTTGCCGATCTGGCCAAGGTCTATCAAGAACGCAGCGTGACATGGCAAGGCCGGACTTACCCGCTTTCTTATCTACCGCATCTGCTGGGTGACACCGAGCATGTGGCCGAAGTCCGCTCTCACAGCCCTATATTGTTGCTGCGTAGTGGTGATTTGCGCATCGCTTTGCATGTGGACGAAATGGCGGGTAATCACGAAGTCGTGGTCAAGAACATTGGTCCGCAGTTGGCGCGGATGCGTGGTATCGCCGGTGCGACCGTGTTGGGTAACGGTCAAGTGGCCTTGATCCTGAATCCGCCCCAGTTGGCACAGCGCATCGCGCCGACACGCAAGGTTGCTAAGGTAGTGGTCGATCCACAACGTGCGCAGCCACTGGTGATGGTGGTCGATGATTCGCTCACCGTGCGTAAGATCACCAGCCGTCTGTTGATCCGTGCGGGTTATCAAGTGATTACTGCAAAAGATGGTGTGGATGCGCTAGAGCAGCTTGCCGGTGTGATGCCGACAGTGATGTTGTTGGACATCGAGATGCCGCGCATGGACGGTTTCGAGCTGACCAAGCAGTTGCGCCGAGATGCTGCGACCAAGCGCTTGCCCATCATTATGATTACTTCTCGGACGGCGGAAAAACACCGCGAACACGCGATCCAGCTTGGTGTGAATGAGTACCTCGGGAAGCCTTTCCAGGAAGAAGAGCTACTGCGATTGGTAGCCGAGTACGTGTCGGCCAGCGTCGTTAGCTGA
- a CDS encoding methyl-accepting chemotaxis protein, translated as MAIKLPSAGSELLKRGAGQAAGLFGDFAIPLIGNLPAARQLRLLGSTLLWVLAFTLLMVFMDNRAATHGARYIEGSGKLLMLSQRLSNQSELALSGDVEGFDGLSVARDQFAATLDLLDKGGEGLPATSGAARAPLDALLVTGKKTLVDAQALLDGRTGLVTVGRAVSQLEAESPAMRDAVEQLVSRADGGNKDRAVRFTILTERVAKGAAALQAPNVTTEMVAQLGIDTIEAEDLMATFPSTPLTEKVRDLFATYQVSVEALVSQAQALETSKTSGRALVTDSDKLLEQAEVLDSAYQGGLSGRLTSYLLALSAVALVVTLLLLGKVYLDDSRRRAADAEASNKRSQNAVLRLMNELSDLADGDLTIHATVSEEITGAIADTVNYTVDELRQLVQRITDTAEQVAQATQEAEPITRRLLDAAKKQSDEIQMAGEAVELITKSIQEVDSSAAQSADVARRTQEVTTQGSQAVQNSIAGMDSIREQIQETSKRIKRLGESSQQIGEIVDLISDITEQTNVLALNAAIQAASAGEAGRGFSVVAEEVQRLAERSADATKQIGVIVKTIQGDTQEAVAAMEKSTQGVVEGAKLSDEAGKVLKEIETATQELSDLVSSISVSTQVQTDMVQEVAQAMTDILKITEQTTEGTETTAAQVGQLATLATDLRSSVSGFRL; from the coding sequence ATGGCGATCAAATTACCCAGTGCAGGTTCAGAGTTGCTCAAACGCGGTGCGGGTCAGGCGGCGGGGCTATTCGGCGATTTCGCGATACCGCTCATTGGCAATCTGCCTGCTGCCCGTCAGTTGCGTTTGCTGGGTTCTACCCTACTTTGGGTGTTGGCGTTCACGCTGTTGATGGTGTTTATGGATAACCGAGCTGCTACGCACGGTGCGCGCTACATTGAAGGTTCGGGTAAGTTGCTGATGTTGTCGCAGCGCCTGTCGAATCAGTCCGAATTGGCGCTGTCGGGTGACGTGGAAGGTTTCGATGGTCTGAGCGTGGCGCGAGATCAGTTCGCCGCGACCCTCGATTTGTTGGACAAGGGGGGCGAAGGTCTGCCTGCAACGTCCGGCGCAGCTCGTGCCCCGTTGGATGCGCTGTTAGTCACCGGCAAAAAGACCTTGGTTGATGCACAAGCCTTGCTAGATGGTCGTACCGGTCTAGTGACGGTGGGTCGTGCCGTGTCTCAGTTGGAAGCGGAATCCCCCGCGATGCGCGATGCAGTTGAACAGTTGGTGTCGCGCGCGGATGGCGGCAACAAAGACCGCGCGGTGCGCTTTACGATTTTGACGGAGCGGGTTGCTAAAGGTGCGGCGGCCTTGCAAGCGCCTAACGTGACCACAGAAATGGTGGCGCAACTGGGTATTGATACCATCGAGGCGGAAGATTTGATGGCTACCTTCCCCAGTACCCCACTCACAGAAAAGGTGCGGGATCTGTTCGCTACCTATCAGGTGTCGGTGGAAGCCTTGGTGAGCCAAGCGCAAGCACTGGAAACCTCCAAGACCTCTGGCCGGGCCTTGGTGACTGACTCGGATAAGTTGCTGGAGCAGGCTGAAGTGCTGGACTCCGCCTATCAAGGTGGTTTGTCGGGACGGCTTACTTCCTACCTTCTGGCCTTATCCGCCGTTGCGCTGGTGGTGACCCTGCTGTTGTTGGGTAAGGTCTATCTGGATGACTCGCGTCGCCGTGCGGCAGATGCTGAGGCCTCCAATAAACGAAGCCAGAATGCAGTGTTGCGACTGATGAACGAGTTGAGTGACTTGGCCGACGGTGACTTGACCATTCACGCGACAGTGTCGGAAGAGATTACGGGTGCGATTGCCGATACGGTGAACTATACCGTGGACGAGTTGCGGCAACTGGTGCAGCGAATTACGGATACTGCGGAGCAAGTGGCGCAGGCGACACAAGAAGCTGAGCCGATTACCCGCCGCCTGCTGGACGCTGCCAAGAAACAGTCGGACGAGATTCAGATGGCCGGTGAAGCGGTGGAACTGATTACCAAATCGATTCAGGAGGTGGACTCCTCGGCGGCGCAGTCTGCCGACGTGGCGCGTCGCACTCAGGAAGTGACCACACAAGGTTCCCAGGCGGTGCAGAACTCCATCGCAGGTATGGATTCAATTCGTGAGCAAATCCAGGAAACCTCTAAGCGAATCAAACGCCTTGGCGAAAGCTCGCAACAGATTGGTGAAATTGTGGACCTGATTTCGGACATTACCGAACAGACCAACGTGCTGGCGTTGAACGCGGCGATTCAGGCGGCTTCTGCCGGTGAGGCGGGGCGCGGCTTCTCTGTGGTGGCGGAAGAAGTTCAGCGACTGGCGGAACGCTCCGCTGATGCGACTAAGCAGATCGGTGTGATTGTGAAGACCATTCAGGGCGATACCCAAGAGGCCGTGGCCGCGATGGAAAAGAGTACGCAGGGTGTGGTGGAAGGTGCCAAGCTGTCCGATGAGGCCGGTAAGGTGCTGAAGGAAATTGAAACCGCAACACAGGAACTGTCCGATCTGGTGAGCTCGATCTCGGTGTCCACTCAAGTGCAGACCGACATGGTGCAGGAAGTTGCGCAAGCGATGACGGATATTCTGAAGATTACTGAGCAAACCACGGAAGGTACTGAAACGACCGCCGCCCAAGTGGGGCAGTTGGCTACCTTGGCGACCGACTTGAGAAGTTCGGTGTCTGGTTTCCGCCTGTAA
- a CDS encoding chemotaxis protein CheW translates to MAAKRLSLREFQQGVIDRLQAIGQAGERATTLGVQIGEWHWLVEMSDISEVLPVPALTEVPLTKRWFWGLANVRGNLYSLVDMDDFLQQSETPREGASRALLVAARYGYSTALVVSRVMGLRNSHQWRRVEQDGQVSFTDEQGQVWRKLDMRGLLGRPDFLQIEN, encoded by the coding sequence ATGGCTGCCAAGCGTCTTAGTCTGCGAGAATTCCAGCAGGGCGTAATTGATCGCTTGCAGGCTATCGGCCAAGCGGGCGAGCGCGCGACTACATTGGGCGTGCAGATAGGCGAATGGCATTGGCTGGTGGAAATGTCCGACATCAGCGAAGTATTGCCGGTACCTGCGTTGACCGAGGTTCCGCTGACTAAGCGCTGGTTCTGGGGCTTGGCTAACGTGCGGGGTAACCTATATAGCTTGGTAGATATGGACGACTTTCTACAGCAAAGCGAAACACCACGTGAAGGAGCGAGCCGCGCTTTACTGGTGGCTGCGCGTTATGGTTACAGCACCGCACTGGTCGTTTCACGGGTGATGGGGCTGCGTAACTCGCACCAATGGCGCCGTGTTGAGCAGGATGGGCAAGTCAGTTTTACCGACGAGCAAGGTCAGGTCTGGCGCAAGCTGGATATGAGGGGCCTGCTCGGGCGGCCGGATTTTTTACAGATCGAAAACTAG
- a CDS encoding response regulator transcription factor has product MAIKKVLVVDDSATERHFLGELLTKQGFDVIFAEDGDSGILKAKSEKPDLILMDVVMPGKNGFQATRAITHDADTQHIPVIICTTKGQETDKIWGLRQGAKDYLVKPVSGVDLMSKIASLG; this is encoded by the coding sequence ATGGCAATCAAAAAAGTTCTGGTCGTGGACGACTCCGCTACCGAGCGCCATTTCCTCGGCGAACTGCTGACCAAACAAGGTTTCGATGTCATTTTTGCTGAAGATGGCGACTCTGGCATTCTCAAGGCCAAATCCGAAAAGCCGGATCTCATTCTGATGGATGTGGTGATGCCTGGCAAAAACGGCTTTCAGGCGACTCGCGCCATCACCCACGATGCTGACACTCAACACATACCCGTCATCATTTGCACTACCAAGGGGCAGGAAACCGACAAGATCTGGGGGCTGCGCCAAGGTGCCAAGGATTATCTGGTCAAGCCGGTCAGCGGCGTTGACTTGATGAGCAAGATCGCTTCGCTGGGCTAA
- a CDS encoding response regulator — MSEKSPLSGVCVVLIDDSNTIRRSGEIFLTRAGGRVVLAEDGFDGLAKVVDSKPDIIFVDVMMPRLDGYQTCALIKSHPQFKKTPVVMLTSKDSLFDRARGKLVGADLYLIKPFSKETLIDAVVNYTQPVTAN; from the coding sequence GTGAGCGAAAAATCGCCCCTGTCTGGTGTCTGTGTAGTACTGATCGACGATAGCAACACCATCCGCCGTAGCGGGGAGATATTCCTCACCCGTGCCGGCGGTAGAGTTGTTCTAGCCGAGGATGGGTTCGACGGTCTAGCCAAGGTGGTGGACAGTAAACCTGACATCATTTTTGTGGACGTGATGATGCCCCGGCTGGATGGTTATCAGACGTGCGCGTTGATCAAAAGTCATCCGCAGTTCAAGAAGACGCCGGTCGTGATGTTGACGAGCAAAGATAGCTTGTTTGATCGTGCGCGCGGAAAATTGGTCGGCGCTGATCTGTATCTGATCAAACCATTCAGCAAAGAGACCTTGATTGACGCCGTCGTCAACTATACTCAACCTGTCACTGCAAATTAA
- a CDS encoding TrkH family potassium uptake protein — protein MKRALTVIHALGLLLVVFSLTYLLPLATAFIYGDSAMMTDFALAIMWTAMAGALMWLATRRFKGELSIRHGYLLVATMWAAMPAFATIPLLMLLPGLSFTDAYFETMSGMTTTGATVLVGLDNLPPAINLWRHELNWIGGLGIIVLAVAVLPLLGVGGRQLFKAETPGPMKDSALTPRIADTARNLWVVYVGITLACVGLLKWAGMSWLDAVCHSFSAMGLGGFSTHDASIGWFDSPLIEFILIVFMLIAVLNFATHFLAWHGRTFKVYLRDAEAVGSLVLILTSCLGIAIFLWWQGVYPEFGVALRHATFNLVSIATSSGYASVDYAQWPMFAPMWMMFLTAIAASSGSTGGGIKMMRTLVLVKQAGREFLNLLHPAVVNPMKIGGQVVPNSIVFSVLGFIFLYFMTLATLTFILLISGLDFISSLTAVLASVNNCGPGLGVVGPASNYQGLSDFQTWVCTFGMLIGRLEIFTLLILFTPAFWRR, from the coding sequence ATGAAGCGGGCGCTTACCGTCATACATGCGCTGGGTTTGCTGCTGGTGGTATTCAGTCTCACCTACCTGCTGCCGCTAGCGACGGCCTTCATTTACGGCGATTCAGCCATGATGACGGACTTTGCGTTGGCAATCATGTGGACTGCTATGGCAGGCGCATTGATGTGGCTGGCGACTCGCCGCTTTAAGGGCGAACTGTCTATACGCCACGGGTATTTGCTGGTCGCGACCATGTGGGCGGCGATGCCCGCCTTTGCCACCATCCCTTTGTTGATGTTGTTACCCGGCCTGTCGTTCACGGATGCTTATTTCGAGACGATGTCCGGCATGACCACGACCGGCGCGACGGTGCTGGTCGGACTGGATAATCTGCCGCCCGCCATCAATCTCTGGCGGCATGAGCTGAATTGGATAGGCGGCTTAGGGATCATCGTTCTCGCAGTGGCAGTGCTGCCGTTGTTGGGGGTGGGTGGTCGGCAGTTATTCAAGGCCGAAACGCCGGGCCCAATGAAAGACTCGGCGCTTACACCCCGCATCGCGGATACGGCACGTAACCTGTGGGTGGTGTACGTGGGCATCACTCTGGCGTGTGTCGGGCTACTGAAATGGGCGGGTATGAGTTGGCTTGATGCCGTCTGTCATTCGTTTTCCGCAATGGGCTTGGGTGGTTTTTCTACACATGATGCAAGCATAGGCTGGTTCGATTCGCCGCTCATCGAGTTCATTCTTATCGTGTTCATGCTGATCGCGGTGCTGAACTTTGCCACGCATTTTCTGGCGTGGCATGGCAGGACGTTCAAAGTGTATCTGCGTGATGCGGAGGCCGTGGGTTCGCTGGTGTTGATTCTCACTAGTTGCTTGGGTATTGCTATTTTCTTGTGGTGGCAGGGAGTTTATCCAGAGTTTGGAGTTGCCTTGCGTCACGCCACCTTCAATCTGGTTTCGATTGCCACAAGCTCAGGATACGCGAGCGTAGATTACGCACAATGGCCCATGTTTGCGCCGATGTGGATGATGTTCCTCACTGCGATTGCTGCGAGTTCCGGTTCGACGGGGGGCGGCATCAAGATGATGCGTACGCTGGTGTTGGTCAAGCAGGCCGGACGAGAATTCCTCAATCTCCTGCATCCGGCAGTGGTGAATCCGATGAAAATCGGCGGTCAAGTGGTGCCTAATAGCATTGTGTTTTCTGTGCTGGGCTTTATTTTCTTGTATTTCATGACGTTGGCGACGTTAACGTTCATATTGCTGATCAGTGGGCTAGACTTTATCTCATCACTGACCGCGGTGCTTGCCTCGGTCAATAATTGCGGTCCAGGATTGGGTGTCGTCGGGCCAGCTAGCAATTATCAAGGTTTATCCGATTTCCAGACATGGGTATGTACCTTTGGCATGTTGATCGGTCGGCTGGAGATATTCACCTTGTTGATCTTGTTCACCCCTGCTTTCTGGCGGCGTTAA